A DNA window from Ranitomeya imitator isolate aRanImi1 chromosome 2, aRanImi1.pri, whole genome shotgun sequence contains the following coding sequences:
- the LOC138663273 gene encoding uncharacterized protein — protein sequence MWVHPLVAERTEKGHFYVLYNDLRRYPDKFISFCRLSILAFDRLLTILAPHLTLQDTVMRKSISAEERLLITLRFLATGESYTSLHLQFRVGKSTISNIVRCTCTVIWQKLQPIVMPSPTEETWLQVAAGFQSVANFPNCIGAVDGKHVRVQQPPR from the exons ATGTGGGTGCACCCTCTTGTAGCAGAGCGAACAGAGAAGGGGCACTTTTATGTCCTTtacaatgatttgaggag ATATCCGGACAAATTTATCTCTTTTTGTCGGCTATCGATTCTGGCATTCGAcagactgctcaccatcctggcaccccatttgacactgcaagacacagtgatgaggaagtccatctctgcagaggaaaggctgctcatcaccttgcg atttttggccacaggagagagctatacatccctgcacctccaatttagagttggtaaatccaccatctctaacattgtgaggtgcacatgtaccgtcatctggcagaagttgcagcctatagtgatgccttccccaaccgaggagacttggctgcaggttgcagcaggctttcagtctgtggccaatttcccaaactgcataggtgcagtcgatggtaaacatgtaagggttcagcagcccccacgatga